AATTCATCTTTTTTCCAGATATACACATCTACTTTGTCCTGCCACGGAACTATGGGAAAATATCTCACATTTTCACAAAAAGAAATTCCTATTTGCACATATTTATAAAGTTCAGGCATAATTTTTTCATAATTTTTAATCTGTTCATATCCGGTTAGCCAATCAGTTTTTAAATCAATAGGACTTTTACATTCAATTTCAACTATAGGAATTCCATTTATATAAAGGACAATATCAGGAATAATCAAATCAGAACCCTTAAAACGAACCTGTCTTGAAAAGATAAATTCATTATTTTCTGGTCTCTCATAATCAATTAAATCAATAATCTTAACGACTCTTTCTTTTTCAAACTTTATTCCAATCCCATATTTGAGATAATGAAGAAAACTTTTAATTCCTTCCTGATGATTTGAAAGGAGTTTAATTTCATCAATTACTTTTTTAATTTCCTCTTCTCCAATACCTTTATCTTTATTAATTTTTATGATCGCCTCTTTTAAATTTTCAACTAATAACGGTTCTTTTATACTTTCCCTTTTTAAATTTTCATAACTAACAAACTTCCAGCCAATTTCTTTTAATCTTTCACTTACATAATCTTCAACCAGTTTCTTTTCATATTTTTCCATCTTTCACTCCTTCTTCCTTCTTTACAATTCAATCTTTTCAACATCTATCTCTCCATTCATTATTTTATTCAAAAGAGATTTAAACAATTCCTCGTATAATTCCTTTTTCTTTTTCTCAATCTCAATCTTTTCATCTATTACGCTCAATATTTCTGCTATTTCTTTTTGTTCAGACAAGGAAGGTAGGGGTATTTTCACTTTGTATATATGATTGTCAGTTATTGCTGGATAACCGGAACCATGTTGATTTGTAGATACATTTTGAACAAATTTATCTAATGTTAAAAAATAAAATATAAAACCACTTAAAAGTTTTTCTTTAATAGGTCTAATTACACAAAAAGCAGTAGAACAATAAGCATTATTATAATTTTCAGGAACCAAAGCAATTCTTTTCAAATAAGGTCTAACTGTTGCAAAAATAACATCACCGAATTTAATAATTTTTCTTGCACGAGTTGGTGCTTCTTTTCCTAAATACTCCTTATGCTCTACTATTTTAAAATATTCATTATCTAAACTGGAAACATCTATATATACTATTTTTTTCAATGGTTCATTCGCAGGATTTTTTTGCTCAATTTTCTCACACACCTCTCCCAATCTCACTACTTTCCAATCTTCGGGTATTTCTCCTATTTCTGTTTTCTTTGATTTTCTGTTCTTTCTGAATGAGGGAGCTCCATATTTGAAAAGGTCTGCCATAAGTGATTTTTTAATTTCCTTTGTCTTTTCAATTATTTTTTCCTGAATTTCTATCCCCTTCTGAACAGTATCAAGTATTTTAACTATTTTTTTCTGAACTGAAATAGGCGGAATAGGAATATTTATAAAATTTAAAGATTTTCCAGCATGTTTTATCGTCACTCCTATCGTATGTTCATTAA
This bacterium DNA region includes the following protein-coding sequences:
- a CDS encoding type I restriction endonuclease, translating into MEKYEKKLVEDYVSERLKEIGWKFVSYENLKRESIKEPLLVENLKEAIIKINKDKGIGEEEIKKVIDEIKLLSNHQEGIKSFLHYLKYGIGIKFEKERVVKIIDLIDYERPENNEFIFSRQVRFKGSDLIIPDIVLYINGIPIVEIECKSPIDLKTDWLTGYEQIKNYEKIMPELYKYVQIGISFCENVRYFPIVPWQDKVDVYIWKKDE
- a CDS encoding restriction endonuclease subunit S, with amino-acid sequence MNWNFLPILEVCEFEKGTEPGSESYNRDGMGIPFIRVGNIGAKIQEQIYTTSENVKICKKDDILIALDGSPGIVIRGLEGAYSSGIRKVIVKDSTKLMKEFVYYYLQTDEVQKIINEHTIGVTIKHAGKSLNFINIPIPPISVQKKIVKILDTVQKGIEIQEKIIEKTKEIKKSLMADLFKYGAPSFRKNRKSKKTEIGEIPEDWKVVRLGEVCEKIEQKNPANEPLKKIVYIDVSSLDNEYFKIVEHKEYLGKEAPTRARKIIKFGDVIFATVRPYLKRIALVPENYNNAYCSTAFCVIRPIKEKLLSGFIFYFLTLDKFVQNVSTNQHGSGYPAITDNHIYKVKIPLPSLSEQKEIAEILSVIDEKIEIEKKKKELYEELFKSLLNKIMNGEIDVEKIEL